The DNA window AGTTTTGAAGAGGCTGTGGAATTAATCAAAAGCAAAAGGAGGATCGACGAAGAGTAAGCATCTTCCCACTTTCTTAGCCCTTTTAGCGCTCTCGAGGGTAGTTAATCTCGCGTACCTCGCTGCGTCAACGATGTTTTTTCCGAGGGAGATGTTAGCAAGTAAGGCTGAGCTGTAAACGCAACCGGTTCCGTGCACCTCTTTTTCCCCAACCTCGGCTTTTATTTCGTGAAAGTCTCCGTCGTAAATAACGTCGATTCCTCCTATATCTTTGCCGGTGATTACCACCGAGCACCCGAACTTTTCTGCTATTTTCTTCGCAGCTCTCTTAGCATCCTCGACGCTCGAAATTCTCTCTCCGGAAAAAACCTCAGCCTCCTTTACGTTCGGGGTTATCGCATCTACCACATTAAAAAGACCTTCGTAGATTTCTGGTTCAGCAAATTTGTATCCGGTAGAGGAGACTAAGATCGGATCGAGGACTTTTAATCCCTCGAAGTTCTTTAAAAATTCCTTCAGAAGCTCCGCCTGCTTTTCAGTTACTACAATCCCAACCTTTATTCCTTTAACGTTAAAATCTTCGAAAATAGATTTCAGCTGCATTTCCAGATGCTCCGCTTCGATAGCTTTCATTCCTTCTATTCCGCAAGAGTTCTGGTAGGTTATAGCGGTGACTGCGCAAACTCCGTGAAATCCGAAGAGTCTGAAGATTCTCACGTCGAGGGTAACTCCGGCTGAATTTGACGTATCCAATCCTGCAACGCTCACAAGAACCTCCAATCTACCACCCCGTTTTTCTTGAGAATGTACAACGAGAGGAGAATTATCAGGGTGTTTAAAATTACGCTGTCGTATCTGAATGTTAGTATTCTGAATCTCCTCTTCGCCGGATAAAAAAGCTGCACTCCGCTTTTGGTTAGAGAATCGAGGAAAATGTGGGAGGTTAATCCTATAAAAGCGAATATCAACAAGCTTCTGTCGAAAATGTAGACGAGGTAAAGAATTAGGAAGAGGAAGAGCAGAGAATGTGTGAAGCCGCGGTGTTTAATTTTTAAAAGAACGTCGATATCGCTCAGAATCCCGAAAAGTCCGGTTGCAAAAAGGAAGTTCGCATCTTTCGTCAAAAAGCTGGCTAAAGCTACGGGAAATACTACGTGCGTTATTTTCAACATTTTCAGTACTCCTTTTTCTCGTGAATTAGCGAAATGAAGTCTTTTGGAGAAGAAACGCAGGAGATTTCGTCTTTTGTTATGAACACTACTCCCTCAACTTCGCTTTTTATTCTCTTTTCGACGATGTACGCTGCGTTGGCTGAAACGACCTCCGAAACTCTACCGATGAGGCTCGCTCTCCTCTCTATTTCCCTCACTTGCTTAACTCCCGTAAGCACGTTTTCATCTTCAACAACGCTCAAAGCGTCGAAAGGAGCGTACTTTACTGGGTAGATCTTTATTCCTATGCACTTCAGCTGGTCGACTATTTCTGCCTCCTCTCCTTCGAATTCCTCTTCGGGCTCCTCCACATCTATTTCGAACTCGAAAACGTTTATCTCCTTTACGATGTCTCCTCCAAGAAGCTCTTCAAGTTTGATAGCGTTGTCGAGGGAGACGTCGATCCCCTCTTCGTACTTCTTAGCCGCTCTCCTTGTTATTCCGATCCTCGACGCTATCTCTCCTATCGACAGCCCGAGTTCCTCTCTCCTCCTCTTGAACTTCTCGCTATCAATCTTAACGTAGTATCCTCCCGGAGCGGAGTATATCAGCGGGTAAACGTTTTCGACTATAATATCGTAAAGAGTTGCAACGTTAATAACCGGAATGCCGTACCTCGTGTAAACGACGCCCCTCTCAAGGTAATCCTGCTTGAACTTCTCTCCAACGACTATCGGGCTCGCTTTGAGGAACTTCGCTATTAGCTTCATCTCTTTCACGGCTTCGGACTTTAGGGAGTCCACGTTGTATAGGACTTTTATCAAGATTACGAAGTCGTCTTTTCTTGCAACTATGTCGAAACACCTGGGCTTAGTCTCAACTAAGTCCGTAACGGTAAAGCCAGCTTTCTTCAATATTTTCAACACTGCACGCGTCACGAGTTCCTGCATCTTCAAAAAGAGTTATGTCTGAGGGTGTATATAAATTGTTTTCTCTAAAGTGTGTAGCCCACACAAAGCTGCTCGAATTTTTCGTGCTTCACCAGCTCTTCCGCTTTTCCTCCAAAAACTACCCTTCCGCTCACGAACATATAAGCGTAGTCGCTTATTTCCAAAGCTTTTAAAACGTTCTGTTCCACGAGCAGAATCGTTATTTTCAGCTCATCTCTGAGAAACTGAATTTTTTCGAAAATTGTCGAAGCGTATTTTGGAGAGAGCATGGCTGTAGGCTCGTCAAGCATCATTAGCTTTGCGTTCTTTATCAGTGCCATTGCCATAGCCAAGAACTGCCTCTCCCCACCGCTGAGTGTTCCAGCCTTTCTCTTAAGTTTCGTCTGAAGTTCTGGAAACATTGATAAGGCAAGTTCAACCCTTTCCTCGAAATCCTCCTTTTCCACAGTATATCCGGCTATTTTCAGATTCTCTTCAACGCTCAAGTTTGCGAAGATGTTGTCAGTCTGAGGAAGATAGGCTATCCCAAGCTTGGTTTTGTCATGGGGAGGAATTTTGGTGATGTCCTTTCCGTTGTACTGTATTTTTCCGCTGTAAATTGTAGTCAGTCCAAAAATGGACTTTAGAAAAGTGCTCTTTCCGCTTCCGTTTGGTCCCACAACGGTGGTTATAGTCCTATCCTTTATCTCCGCGTTAACGTCGAAGAGTATGTGAAGCTCTTTATACCCAGCGTTTAAGTTTTCAACTTTAAGCACCTAAGTACACCTCCACGACTTCCGGTTTCTCTATTACCTCCTTTCCCTTCCCTTCAGCTATAATCCTCCCAGAAGCCATCACGTATACCTTATCCACGTATTCGAGAACTATGTCAAGCCTGTGCTCAACGATTAAAAACGTCTTCCCAATCTCGCAGAGCTCCCTCATTCTTCCGAGGATGTCGTGGGAAAGCTTTGGCGCAACTCCTGCCAGAGGTTCGTCCATGACAAAAAGCTCCGCGTCGCTCATTAAAGCTCTTCCTATCTCAACGAGCCTGAGCTGACCACCGCTCAAATTCTGGGCTTCTTCGTCCCAGAGATGCTCTATTCCGAGGAATTCGAGAATTTCGAAGGCTTTTTCAACGCTCTCTTTTTCTTTTGGAATGTAAGCTTTGGTTAACGCTCCTATTATTCCTTCTCCGGGGTTTTCCCTCGCTATCAGTAAATTTTCAAGGACTGTTAGCTTTTTCAGAGGTTTCGGTATCTGGAAAGTCCTTACTATTCCCTTTTTGTACAGCTCGTGGGGAGGTTTGTTCGTTATGTCCTCCCCTTTGTACTCAACTCTCCCCTCGTCAGCCTTGTAAAACCCGGTGATTACATTTATCAGCGTTGTCTTCCCGCTACCGTTTGGACCTATTACGAGAGTTATCTTCCCCTCTTCTACTTCGATGTTAACTCTGTCCAAAGCTTTTAGACCGTCAAAAAATTTGGAAAGAGAAAAAGTTCTTAAAATCATGCTCTTCTTCTCAACGCATAAGCAGCGGCTGCTGCAGCTATCAAGATTCCGAATCCAGGAGTCTTCTTCTCTTCCTTCTTTTCTTCCTTAGGCGTCTCTTTCTTCTCTACTGGAGTCTCCTTCTTCTCTGGAGTTGGCGTTGGTGTAGCTTTCACCTCTGGCCACTTCGGTTTGTGCTTCCATTCGATGCTCTTAGTTTCGAACTTCCAGATTCCAGCTACGTCCCACTCTCCTTTTTCGTTCACGTAGTAGATGGCATAATCTCCGCTCGCTCTGTCGTTCCACTCGTTCAGTTCTATTCTTCCGCTTACCGGCTGCACTCCGTACTCTCCGTTGCTGTACTTCACAGCCACCTCTTTTATCTTCTCAACCATAGCATCCGGGTCGTAGCTGCCCTTCTCTTTCACAACTTCGACGTAAGCCAAAGCCAAAACCCAAGCTGCGTCGTAGGCGTTCATCGCATACTGGTAAGGAGCCTTTCCGAATCCTCTCTTAGCGTATTCCTCAGCAAGTTTGTCGTAAGCCGGTCCTTTGCTCTCGAAGAGTGTCGCGTACATACCAACTCTCTTAACCTTCTCCAAAGCGTCGGTTATTTTTCCGCTCTTCGCGTTTCCGTCACATCCGATCCAGACGACGTTGAGCAGAGGAGAATCCTCGGGAGTTTGAGCGAGGAGTGTGTAGACTTCTTCGTAGGTGAAGGCTACAACAGCTACTTTCTCTCTACCGTACTTCTCGATCAGCTTGTTCAATTCGCTCTCCATGCTTGATATATACGGAGAGAAATCAGCTGGGACTTGATCTGGATACTCAATCGGCTGAGCAATCTCAATTCCTGCTTCTTCGAGCTTCGGCTTTATCGTCTCGTACAATCCTCTGCCCCAAGCGTTGCCGATGTAGATGATCACAACTCCCTTAACTCCGAGGTCTTTAAGCTCGGAAGCGATGGCGTCAGTCTGTAAATCATCCGTACCGACGAATCTGAATATGTACTTCTTATCCTCCGGCGTGGCGAAACCGATTATTGTTGGTAGAGCTGTGGAGGACGGAGAGATTATTATTATCTTGTTCGATGTAACGTAATCTTTGACGTTAGCTACCTCACCACTTCCCATCGGACCAATTATAAGGTTTATTCCCTTTGCATGCAGACTTTGGACTTTTTGCAAAGCTACGTTAGGATCTACCTTCGTATCCTCCACGTAGAATTCGACTGTGTAGTCCAAACCTTTCTCTTTGAAGTAGTTGTTTATCTCATCCTTCGCAATTTCTAACGTGTTTTTAATGTCCGTACCAAACGTCGTTAGAGGACCTGAAAGGTCCACAAGTACGCCAATCTTTATCTCCTCAGCTGCCGCTACACTGCTTAGCAATAGCAAACCCAACAAAGCAAATGCCAACCGCATGGCAATAATAACACTATTAAAGTTATAAATCTTTATCGGCTCTCTACAGCCAATGAGTGTGGTTGAAGGTGCTATAATCTACTCGAACCTCCTCGTGTTGCTGTCCATGAGTTTGACGATCACGTATATTACGACTTCAGTTCCGAACTTCGCGCAGGGGTCTTTTGCTGTTTTCGGCTCTTACTTAGCCTTCGCATTCTTCAAGCTTTTTGAAATACACCCTTACAAGTCTATCCCACTCGTTTTCATTTTGGGAGGTTTTCTTGGAATAGCCACTTACTTCCTCGTTTTGAGACCTTTAATAAAGAAGGAGGCGAGCGTTCTAATTTTGATGATCGCAACCCTCGCATGGGATCTTATTTTACTCGGCTTTCTCGGAATTTTCTCCGAAACTCTCGGAAAGATTATAGGAGGTTACGCTTCCCGTTTCATCTTCACTCCTTACGATTTTAGAGCATTCGGCATGAACGGAATTTTCTTCGTTTCTTCTGCAGCCATAATTTTATGTCTTTTCGGTCTTGCGGTGCTGTTCTACAAGACCAAGTTTGGAATAGCTTTAAGAGCTTCGATGGAAAATCCGCAGCTCGCGGAAGTTATGGGAGTGAATGTCGAGTACACGAGAATATTTTCGTGGTTTTTATCCGGCTCATTTTCGGCTCTGGCTGGAGCTCTGTTACCATTTAAGCAGGAAATTGTTCAGAGCACTGGAGCTTTAATAATAGTTTCAATTTTCGCAGCAAGCATAGTAGGTGGATTGAGCAGCATACTCGGAGCGATTCTCGGAGGATATCTCATTGGAATTTCCGAGACTCTCGTAACGTTTTATTTGAGCAAGTTATTCGGAACTGGCGTGCTCGTTTACAGTAAGCTCGTACCCCTCGTAATTTTAATAGTCGTTCTGCTCTACATACCGCAAGGACTCGTTTCGATAAGGTGGTCGAAGTGGCGCTGGAGCAGACATTAGTAACGATCCTGCTCTGGTTCGGAGTTTACGCGATAGTTGCGATAAGCCTGAACATAGAGTACGGATACGGAGGAATACCCAACTTTGGCAGAGCTTTCGCTGTGTTAATAGGCGCTTTAGCTGTCGGAGCCATTGTCAACAGAATATTTATCGCTTTAACTGGCGTGAGTGGAGTAACGTATTCGGCAGCGAGCGGATTTGCCAAGAGTAAGATCGATGCCCTTATTTCCTCAAATCCTGCTTACGGAATTTTGATTTTGCTCTTCTGCGTTGCTTTAGCCGCCGTTCTCGGAGCTATTTTCGGTGCGATGTTCATTCTTCCGAGTGCAAAATTGAAGAGCGACTACTTAGCAATAACCTTACTGGCTATAAGCGAAGTCTCCTTCATAGTCTCCTACTACAACACGGATATAGTCGGAGGATATTACGGAACTCCAACTCCAAACGTTCTCGCTTTCGTTCCCGGAGAGAGTAGAGAGATAGCCTACACGATACTTATACTAATTTTCGCCGCTCTCGTATTTCTCTTAGCTGAGAGGCTGATGAATTCTCCTTACGGAAGGCTTCTAAAAGCGATGAGAGAAGACGAGGACGTGGTGGAAAGCTTTGGAAAGGACGTTATGAGAATCAGAATCAAGACAGTCGCTCTCGGTTCGTCTTTAGCAGCAATCGTCGGAGCTCTTTATACCCTCTACGCCGGAAATGTTTCTGGAGTTGTGAATTTATTTGCGAGAGTAAACTGGACGTTCTACCCCTTCCTAATGGTTCTTCTCGGCGGAATGGCAAACAACAGGGGTGTTTTAGCCGGAACGTTTTTGTTTGTAGCAGTCTGGAGGTTGCTCGATCAATACAAGCACGAAATTGCGGCACTTCTAAACTTACCTTTCGATGTAAACTGGCTCCAGTACATAATTTTCGGTGCTTTGATGATCCTCGTGCTTTACTACAAGCCGGAAGGTTTAATCAAAGAGCAGCCGATAAGAACCGAGCCGATAAAGGAGATCAAATCTGGTAAGAAAGCTTG is part of the Ferroglobus placidus DSM 10642 genome and encodes:
- a CDS encoding ABC transporter ATP-binding protein, encoding MILRTFSLSKFFDGLKALDRVNIEVEEGKITLVIGPNGSGKTTLINVITGFYKADEGRVEYKGEDITNKPPHELYKKGIVRTFQIPKPLKKLTVLENLLIARENPGEGIIGALTKAYIPKEKESVEKAFEILEFLGIEHLWDEEAQNLSGGQLRLVEIGRALMSDAELFVMDEPLAGVAPKLSHDILGRMRELCEIGKTFLIVEHRLDIVLEYVDKVYVMASGRIIAEGKGKEVIEKPEVVEVYLGA
- a CDS encoding metal-dependent hydrolase; protein product: MLKITHVVFPVALASFLTKDANFLFATGLFGILSDIDVLLKIKHRGFTHSLLFLFLILYLVYIFDRSLLIFAFIGLTSHIFLDSLTKSGVQLFYPAKRRFRILTFRYDSVILNTLIILLSLYILKKNGVVDWRFL
- a CDS encoding branched-chain amino acid ABC transporter ATP-binding protein, whose protein sequence is MLKVENLNAGYKELHILFDVNAEIKDRTITTVVGPNGSGKSTFLKSIFGLTTIYSGKIQYNGKDITKIPPHDKTKLGIAYLPQTDNIFANLSVEENLKIAGYTVEKEDFEERVELALSMFPELQTKLKRKAGTLSGGERQFLAMAMALIKNAKLMMLDEPTAMLSPKYASTIFEKIQFLRDELKITILLVEQNVLKALEISDYAYMFVSGRVVFGGKAEELVKHEKFEQLCVGYTL
- a CDS encoding branched-chain amino acid ABC transporter permease produces the protein MALEQTLVTILLWFGVYAIVAISLNIEYGYGGIPNFGRAFAVLIGALAVGAIVNRIFIALTGVSGVTYSAASGFAKSKIDALISSNPAYGILILLFCVALAAVLGAIFGAMFILPSAKLKSDYLAITLLAISEVSFIVSYYNTDIVGGYYGTPTPNVLAFVPGESREIAYTILILIFAALVFLLAERLMNSPYGRLLKAMREDEDVVESFGKDVMRIRIKTVALGSSLAAIVGALYTLYAGNVSGVVNLFARVNWTFYPFLMVLLGGMANNRGVLAGTFLFVAVWRLLDQYKHEIAALLNLPFDVNWLQYIIFGALMILVLYYKPEGLIKEQPIRTEPIKEIKSGKKA
- a CDS encoding branched-chain amino acid ABC transporter permease, with the translated sequence MSVVEGAIIYSNLLVLLSMSLTITYITTSVPNFAQGSFAVFGSYLAFAFFKLFEIHPYKSIPLVFILGGFLGIATYFLVLRPLIKKEASVLILMIATLAWDLILLGFLGIFSETLGKIIGGYASRFIFTPYDFRAFGMNGIFFVSSAAIILCLFGLAVLFYKTKFGIALRASMENPQLAEVMGVNVEYTRIFSWFLSGSFSALAGALLPFKQEIVQSTGALIIVSIFAASIVGGLSSILGAILGGYLIGISETLVTFYLSKLFGTGVLVYSKLVPLVILIVVLLYIPQGLVSIRWSKWRWSRH
- the thiD gene encoding bifunctional hydroxymethylpyrimidine kinase/phosphomethylpyrimidine kinase; its protein translation is MEVLVSVAGLDTSNSAGVTLDVRIFRLFGFHGVCAVTAITYQNSCGIEGMKAIEAEHLEMQLKSIFEDFNVKGIKVGIVVTEKQAELLKEFLKNFEGLKVLDPILVSSTGYKFAEPEIYEGLFNVVDAITPNVKEAEVFSGERISSVEDAKRAAKKIAEKFGCSVVITGKDIGGIDVIYDGDFHEIKAEVGEKEVHGTGCVYSSALLANISLGKNIVDAARYARLTTLESAKRAKKVGRCLLFVDPPFAFD
- a CDS encoding ABC transporter substrate-binding protein, with the translated sequence MRLAFALLGLLLLSSVAAAEEIKIGVLVDLSGPLTTFGTDIKNTLEIAKDEINNYFKEKGLDYTVEFYVEDTKVDPNVALQKVQSLHAKGINLIIGPMGSGEVANVKDYVTSNKIIIISPSSTALPTIIGFATPEDKKYIFRFVGTDDLQTDAIASELKDLGVKGVVIIYIGNAWGRGLYETIKPKLEEAGIEIAQPIEYPDQVPADFSPYISSMESELNKLIEKYGREKVAVVAFTYEEVYTLLAQTPEDSPLLNVVWIGCDGNAKSGKITDALEKVKRVGMYATLFESKGPAYDKLAEEYAKRGFGKAPYQYAMNAYDAAWVLALAYVEVVKEKGSYDPDAMVEKIKEVAVKYSNGEYGVQPVSGRIELNEWNDRASGDYAIYYVNEKGEWDVAGIWKFETKSIEWKHKPKWPEVKATPTPTPEKKETPVEKKETPKEEKKEEKKTPGFGILIAAAAAAYALRRRA
- a CDS encoding transcriptional regulator, with translation MQELVTRAVLKILKKAGFTVTDLVETKPRCFDIVARKDDFVILIKVLYNVDSLKSEAVKEMKLIAKFLKASPIVVGEKFKQDYLERGVVYTRYGIPVINVATLYDIIVENVYPLIYSAPGGYYVKIDSEKFKRRREELGLSIGEIASRIGITRRAAKKYEEGIDVSLDNAIKLEELLGGDIVKEINVFEFEIDVEEPEEEFEGEEAEIVDQLKCIGIKIYPVKYAPFDALSVVEDENVLTGVKQVREIERRASLIGRVSEVVSANAAYIVEKRIKSEVEGVVFITKDEISCVSSPKDFISLIHEKKEY